The following proteins are encoded in a genomic region of Comamonas resistens:
- the rnr gene encoding ribonuclease R, with product MNPRAKAADMNEEILGTVQGHRDGHGFVVRDDGERDIYLPPNEMRAVLHKDRVQVRIARNDYRGRPEGRVVEIVERPDQPIIGRFLQESGVWLVAPEDKRYGQDVLIPSNATGSAQPGQVVVVKLTEAPALFGQPVGRITEVLGEVDDPGMEIEIAVRKYDVPHIFSDACLEQAKALPETVRPADRKQRIDLTDIPLVTIDGEDARDFDDAVYCEPAKVGRGKGWRLLVAIADVSHYVTTGSAIDVDAYDRATSVYFPRRVIPMLPEKLSNGLCSLNPDVDRLCMVCDMLVTAKGEVQAYQFYPAVMHSHARFTYTEVAAILANTRGPEAARRKERVQDLLNLHGVYQALLKAREARGAVDFETTETQIVCDDNGRIEKIVPRTRNEAHKLIEEAMLAANVCSADFIEQSGQLGLFRVHDKPSLEKQEILRNYLKAMGVGMSISENPTTREFQQIAAATKDRPDAQQIHTMLLRSMMQAFYTPENTGHFGLAFEAYTHFTSPIRRYPDLLVHRVIKAELSGTHYKLPNLPTPGEAHAKMAKRLASRVVEPGQKPRKRAAGKEFQAWEAAGLHCSANERRADEASRDVEAWLKCKYMREHLGEEFAGAVSSVTTFGIFVTLDAMYVEGLVHITELGGDYFRFDEARQELRGERSGVRYGIGTRVRVQVSRVDLDGRRIDFRLVRDGEDAIMQSPRRGAGKEEVRGRREPRDQRDDRAGGSYAEKWSRRDAKVNRAQRNTAGAVVDANGGKQGRKAAKKAMLKGVNLAALEAEYAQEGMVAKPAAAPVLASKPVAAASPRKAAGKKKVAALLGGDAPAAKPVVQAAVSDKAKPVKRAKASAAATKTAKRKTER from the coding sequence ATGAACCCTCGCGCTAAAGCTGCCGATATGAACGAAGAAATCTTGGGCACTGTGCAGGGCCACCGCGACGGACACGGTTTTGTCGTCCGTGACGATGGTGAGCGTGACATCTACCTTCCCCCCAATGAAATGCGAGCCGTGCTGCACAAGGACAGAGTCCAGGTACGCATTGCCCGGAACGACTACCGTGGCCGTCCTGAAGGGCGTGTGGTTGAAATTGTGGAGCGTCCGGATCAGCCCATCATTGGCCGCTTTCTGCAGGAAAGCGGTGTGTGGCTTGTTGCACCCGAAGACAAACGCTACGGTCAGGACGTCCTGATCCCATCGAACGCCACCGGCTCTGCCCAACCAGGGCAGGTGGTGGTGGTGAAGCTGACCGAAGCGCCGGCCCTGTTTGGTCAGCCGGTGGGGCGCATCACCGAAGTGCTGGGTGAGGTTGATGATCCGGGTATGGAGATCGAAATTGCGGTGCGCAAGTACGATGTGCCGCATATTTTCTCCGATGCTTGCCTGGAGCAAGCCAAGGCCTTGCCTGAGACGGTGCGCCCTGCCGACCGCAAGCAGCGCATTGACCTGACGGATATTCCGCTGGTCACGATTGACGGCGAAGATGCCCGTGACTTTGACGATGCCGTGTATTGCGAGCCCGCCAAGGTGGGGCGCGGCAAGGGCTGGCGTCTGTTGGTGGCGATTGCCGATGTGAGCCACTATGTGACGACCGGCAGTGCCATTGACGTGGATGCCTACGATCGCGCCACCAGCGTCTACTTTCCGCGCCGCGTGATTCCCATGCTGCCGGAAAAGCTCAGCAACGGCTTGTGTTCCCTTAACCCTGATGTGGACCGTCTGTGCATGGTCTGCGACATGCTGGTCACGGCCAAGGGTGAAGTGCAGGCCTATCAGTTCTACCCTGCGGTCATGCACAGCCATGCGCGCTTCACCTATACGGAAGTGGCGGCAATCCTGGCCAATACGCGCGGTCCGGAGGCGGCCAGGCGCAAGGAGCGCGTGCAGGATCTGCTGAATCTGCATGGTGTTTATCAGGCCTTGCTCAAGGCGCGCGAAGCGCGTGGCGCCGTTGACTTCGAGACCACGGAGACGCAGATCGTCTGCGACGACAATGGCCGCATCGAGAAGATCGTGCCGCGGACCCGCAACGAAGCGCACAAGCTGATTGAAGAGGCCATGCTGGCGGCCAACGTCTGCAGCGCCGACTTCATCGAGCAAAGCGGGCAGTTGGGCCTGTTTCGCGTGCACGACAAGCCTTCGCTGGAAAAGCAGGAGATCCTGCGCAACTATCTCAAGGCCATGGGCGTGGGCATGAGCATCAGCGAGAACCCTACGACCAGGGAGTTCCAGCAGATTGCGGCAGCCACCAAGGACAGGCCCGATGCGCAGCAGATCCACACCATGCTGCTGCGATCCATGATGCAGGCCTTCTACACACCTGAGAACACAGGCCATTTCGGCTTGGCGTTCGAGGCCTATACGCACTTCACCAGCCCCATCCGTCGTTATCCGGATTTGCTGGTGCATCGCGTCATCAAGGCGGAGCTGAGCGGTACGCACTACAAGCTGCCGAACCTGCCCACGCCCGGTGAGGCCCACGCCAAGATGGCCAAGCGCCTGGCTTCCCGCGTGGTCGAACCCGGCCAGAAGCCGCGCAAGCGCGCCGCGGGCAAGGAGTTTCAGGCCTGGGAGGCTGCGGGTCTGCACTGCAGTGCCAACGAGCGCCGCGCCGATGAGGCCAGCCGTGATGTGGAGGCCTGGCTCAAGTGCAAATACATGCGCGAGCACCTGGGGGAGGAGTTTGCGGGCGCTGTGTCCTCGGTCACGACCTTCGGCATCTTTGTGACGCTGGACGCTATGTATGTGGAAGGCCTGGTTCACATTACCGAGCTGGGTGGCGACTACTTCCGCTTTGACGAGGCGCGTCAGGAATTGCGCGGTGAGCGCTCCGGTGTGCGCTATGGCATTGGTACCCGGGTGCGGGTTCAGGTCAGCCGGGTGGATCTTGATGGTCGCCGCATTGACTTCCGTCTGGTGCGCGACGGTGAGGACGCCATCATGCAGTCTCCTCGCCGTGGTGCTGGCAAGGAAGAAGTGCGAGGCCGCCGTGAGCCGCGTGACCAACGCGATGATCGCGCAGGCGGTAGCTATGCCGAAAAATGGAGCCGTCGTGATGCCAAGGTCAACCGTGCGCAGCGCAACACTGCTGGTGCCGTTGTCGATGCGAATGGGGGCAAGCAAGGCCGCAAGGCTGCCAAGAAGGCCATGCTCAAAGGCGTGAATTTGGCGGCATTGGAGGCTGAATATGCTCAGGAAGGCATGGTAGCCAAGCCTGCCGCAGCCCCTGTTTTGGCGAGCAAGCCTGTGGCTGCCGCATCGCCACGCAAGGCGGCCGGCAAGAAGAAGGTGGCGGCCCTGCTGGGTGGTGATGCTCCTGCAGCCAAACCGGTCGTGCAGGCAGCGGTATCTGACAAGGCCAAGCCCGTCAAGCGTGCCAAGGCGTCTGCTGCGGCCACGAAAACTGCCAAGCGCAAGACCGAGCGTTAA
- a CDS encoding DUF349 domain-containing protein encodes MSDASEVSPASAKNSEQHPLDALTGGAFSAETSGDRAARIRDWLTTQPSVEQLQEVHKELNGRDKSAARAVRERLDEIRRTENQEKISVEWAEKAQTLLAAVPFDAAAAAAWQRDAAKAGAALSREPLSQFKVQLVERVKAVEDLQHRTQVQREVALLLAQRIEVLSTKSWKDAKAVLEALGADVARWQEQAKDLTGDASWSSVDGRFPPQLEAASAQLALVWEAFQSALAQTEAAAADDAAPLPTVPVWADEIRVARGLPPEAAPVEAVKPAARAAAAGRGKPSPEQVEAAKAALGQALQALKEETAAGNSKAGSAAVQALRAAIKTHGRFVEEALVAEVHEALLAAGEADGWQRQNADKLREELVAKAEALLNRPEGQALGGRKIQETLRSLREQWKQADQGAMANHALWKKFDEACNAAYKVVESWHDKIRQDSTQAKAQRMALIEEIKAWAAEHSASQDWKTMLRALRQFGERWRESGHIGEKLFAELQPLFKQAMAAAEAPLQAAQKASLDRRHAMIDEAVTLGAAASLRIDAVKALQQRWQAEAQGVPLDRKHEQKLWDAFRKPLDEAFNRKSVDRGSRGLVVELSEHDRRVLEASQAVEVANASGDAQKIRTALAELEAAMKAQPVAEKSDENQAQAQENQAQAAPEAEAAAEAPAAKPARPVVAVRGDDRPGAKKEAAPVAGARPGDRRDGGRGRDAARGDRGGRDGRDSSRDMGRGRREFGREERGPRLADPAFRAQRDAMEHAQEALRKLAAQAHGEALTQLMGAWQARDAEQMPSAQQLGGKVTAPVRSSWSNAIAAAPKGDAAEALLRLEMAADVHTPADQLAARRALQLQMLTRRNDPSPQQTWGQDVAVVLASSSDEASARRLQSALKQLLRK; translated from the coding sequence ATGTCTGATGCATCTGAAGTAAGCCCGGCCTCTGCCAAGAATTCTGAGCAACATCCGCTGGATGCGCTGACGGGTGGTGCTTTTTCTGCCGAAACCTCGGGTGATCGCGCCGCGCGCATCCGTGATTGGCTGACCACTCAACCCTCGGTTGAGCAACTCCAGGAAGTCCACAAGGAACTCAATGGCCGCGACAAGAGCGCGGCCCGCGCCGTGCGCGAGCGCCTGGACGAAATCCGCCGTACCGAAAACCAGGAAAAGATTTCCGTGGAATGGGCCGAGAAGGCTCAGACCCTGCTGGCTGCCGTGCCTTTCGACGCTGCTGCAGCTGCGGCCTGGCAGCGTGATGCTGCGAAGGCGGGCGCCGCACTGTCGCGCGAGCCGCTGTCGCAGTTCAAGGTGCAATTGGTCGAGCGTGTGAAGGCCGTGGAAGATCTGCAACACCGCACCCAGGTGCAGCGTGAAGTGGCACTGCTGCTGGCGCAACGCATCGAAGTACTGTCCACCAAGTCCTGGAAGGATGCCAAGGCGGTTCTCGAAGCCCTGGGCGCTGACGTGGCCCGCTGGCAGGAGCAGGCCAAGGATCTGACCGGAGATGCCAGCTGGAGCAGCGTGGACGGTCGTTTCCCTCCTCAATTGGAAGCAGCATCGGCGCAGCTGGCGCTGGTTTGGGAGGCTTTCCAGTCCGCGCTGGCGCAGACCGAAGCTGCTGCTGCAGACGACGCCGCACCTCTACCCACGGTGCCTGTCTGGGCCGATGAAATTCGCGTGGCCCGTGGCCTGCCACCTGAGGCAGCGCCTGTGGAAGCCGTCAAGCCCGCTGCCCGTGCAGCTGCTGCAGGTCGCGGCAAGCCTTCGCCAGAGCAAGTGGAAGCTGCCAAGGCTGCCTTGGGTCAGGCTTTGCAGGCACTGAAGGAAGAAACGGCGGCTGGTAACAGCAAGGCCGGTTCTGCTGCTGTGCAAGCTCTGCGCGCTGCCATCAAGACGCATGGCCGTTTTGTCGAAGAGGCCCTGGTCGCAGAAGTGCACGAAGCCCTGCTGGCTGCGGGTGAAGCCGACGGCTGGCAGCGTCAGAATGCAGACAAGCTGCGTGAAGAGCTGGTGGCCAAGGCCGAAGCTTTGCTCAACCGTCCCGAAGGTCAGGCTCTGGGTGGTCGCAAGATTCAGGAAACCCTGCGCAGCCTGCGCGAGCAGTGGAAGCAAGCCGACCAGGGCGCCATGGCCAACCACGCTCTGTGGAAGAAGTTTGACGAGGCCTGCAACGCTGCCTACAAGGTGGTCGAGTCCTGGCACGACAAGATCCGCCAGGACAGCACGCAGGCCAAGGCCCAGCGCATGGCTCTGATCGAAGAGATCAAGGCCTGGGCTGCAGAGCATTCGGCCAGCCAGGACTGGAAGACCATGCTGCGCGCACTGCGCCAGTTTGGTGAGCGCTGGCGTGAAAGCGGTCATATCGGCGAAAAGCTGTTTGCCGAGCTGCAACCGCTGTTCAAGCAAGCCATGGCTGCTGCCGAGGCTCCTTTGCAGGCTGCGCAAAAAGCCAGCCTGGACCGCCGCCACGCCATGATCGACGAGGCTGTGACGCTGGGTGCGGCTGCCAGCCTGCGCATCGACGCAGTCAAGGCATTGCAGCAGCGCTGGCAGGCCGAGGCGCAAGGCGTGCCCCTCGATCGCAAGCATGAGCAAAAGCTCTGGGATGCTTTCCGCAAGCCGCTGGATGAAGCCTTCAACCGCAAGAGTGTCGATCGCGGCTCGCGCGGTCTGGTCGTGGAGCTGTCCGAGCATGACCGCCGTGTGCTGGAGGCCTCCCAGGCTGTGGAAGTCGCCAACGCAAGCGGCGATGCGCAGAAAATCCGTACCGCGTTGGCCGAGCTGGAAGCTGCCATGAAGGCGCAACCTGTGGCGGAAAAATCTGATGAAAATCAGGCTCAAGCCCAGGAAAATCAAGCGCAAGCTGCTCCTGAAGCAGAAGCGGCTGCTGAGGCTCCTGCAGCCAAACCAGCGCGCCCTGTGGTGGCTGTGCGCGGTGACGACCGCCCCGGTGCGAAGAAGGAAGCTGCTCCTGTGGCTGGTGCTCGTCCTGGTGATCGCAGGGACGGTGGGCGTGGCCGCGATGCAGCGCGTGGAGATCGCGGTGGTCGCGATGGCCGTGATAGCAGTCGTGACATGGGGCGCGGTCGTCGTGAATTTGGCCGTGAAGAGCGTGGTCCGCGTCTGGCAGATCCTGCTTTCCGTGCTCAGCGTGACGCGATGGAGCATGCTCAGGAAGCTTTGCGCAAGCTGGCGGCCCAAGCCCATGGCGAGGCCCTGACCCAGCTCATGGGGGCATGGCAGGCTCGTGATGCAGAGCAGATGCCTTCGGCCCAGCAACTGGGTGGAAAGGTGACGGCACCTGTGCGCTCCTCCTGGAGCAATGCCATTGCTGCAGCTCCCAAGGGTGATGCTGCCGAAGCGCTGCTGCGTCTTGAAATGGCAGCCGATGTGCATACGCCTGCCGACCAGCTGGCAGCCCGTCGTGCATTGCAACTGCAGATGCTGACCCGCCGCAACGATCCATCGCCTCAGCAAACCTGGGGTCAGGATGTGGCCGTCGTGCTGGCAAGCAGCAGCGATGAAGCCTCGGCTCGCCGCCTGCAGTCTGCGCTCAAACAGCTGCTGCGCAAATAA
- a CDS encoding DUF748 domain-containing protein: MSLFTSNRWLRRLIWSVLAVLLLWLLLWAIVPSVSKSQLEKQASAKLGRGVHVGKVEFAPWSMAVTIHDLVIDKAIKKVADGVDPQSAEGQKDLQSAAEPQLEIKRIFVDASAQSIFRLAPVLDAIEVDAPVVRLTQYSLGKLDIDDVIAKLSEHKDEEPSRPMNFALYNIALRDGRVELNDESVRRKHELKDLQLGIPFISNLESKREIKVLPHLAFDLNGSKFESSGESTPFADSRQTTMTLKWDQIDLTPYLGYVPASVPVRPLSGVLDTDLQISFEQKEQAVVGVNGKLELSGVELQDRQHAPLLKFESLQLQLADVRPLQNQITLESVRWVKPEIFASRDAQGVINWLGLGASAQAERAEVADKPVKAEGNASTEVQKPAQALAVHVRQFDVDEATVRWRDEATGAAPAALTLAPLAVQVKNVRWPMSEPLDLDLKARLHSGEQAKEEGAATLTVEGQATPKDGKLDIKLQQLPLQWVQPYIEAHFKPQLSAMLQADARVGWSEAGVVAEVKEFTADKLQVQDKQAPVSVDQIKLAGAHIDVAQQLVQLESLEVQKPQLAALRDAQGHWMYERWLPQAKGGKSTKAAAKAGQEKPWNVKLAGLAVDGGSVRFSDAAPVQGQSAQPVELDVSALRVRLGAFEPLAAKAAPSPLEVSARLGAGRRVKAGSINFRGQLGLTPLSAQGQLQAQAVPLHAFEPYFGHKLNVNLVRADGNFRGKLNYLAQPRGPQLSVLGDVELTDLRVRSTLAAPVREETDKPVTAKGALTAVLNDSTAERAKALSERTGLGLGDDLLAWKTLAVRGLDLNLRPQQPLRVSVRETALSDFFARVIVQRNGRINLQDILKTEKSEQSVAQNEQANAQAAAGEKPAVVKAPEPAKAEDSGPAPVINVGPIVLTGGKVQFSDYFIQPNYSADLSQLNGRLSAFSSQPPQGQAEPQMADLEIKGRAQGTATLDISGKVNPLAKPLALDVRAQMNDLELSPLSPYSIKYAGYGIERGKLYMDVNYKVQPDGQLTASNKLVLRQLTFGDKVEGAPASLPVKLAVALLSDRNGVIDLDVPLSGSLNDPQFRLAPIIFKVIGNIIMKAVTAPFALLSGAFSGGDESGAVNFAPGSAQLDAKAKDQLSKIVKALNDRPALKMTVAGESREAEDKEAWKAVELDRLLLAEKRRKNLREGKNAEDITEFSEAERPALLKAVYGRADIKKPRNMVGMAKDLPADQMKELLVASIKVPDDAMRELALARGVAVRDYLATQNLPLERLFLGAPKLDVQDKDWTPRAQLSLSAQ; this comes from the coding sequence ATGTCATTGTTCACATCGAACCGCTGGTTGCGCCGGTTGATCTGGTCTGTTTTGGCCGTCTTGCTGTTATGGCTGCTGCTCTGGGCTATCGTGCCTTCAGTATCCAAAAGTCAACTGGAAAAACAGGCGTCCGCAAAGCTGGGGCGCGGCGTGCATGTGGGCAAGGTGGAATTTGCACCATGGTCCATGGCGGTCACCATTCATGATCTGGTGATTGATAAAGCTATAAAAAAAGTAGCTGATGGCGTAGATCCACAAAGCGCTGAAGGGCAAAAGGATTTGCAGTCTGCCGCCGAGCCGCAACTGGAAATCAAGCGCATTTTTGTCGATGCCAGTGCTCAATCCATCTTCCGTCTGGCACCGGTGCTGGATGCCATCGAGGTCGATGCCCCTGTGGTGCGTCTGACGCAGTACTCGCTGGGCAAGCTGGACATCGACGATGTGATCGCCAAGCTCTCCGAGCACAAGGACGAAGAGCCTTCCAGGCCCATGAATTTCGCGCTCTACAACATCGCTTTGCGCGATGGGCGTGTGGAGCTCAATGATGAGTCCGTGCGGCGCAAGCATGAGCTCAAGGATCTGCAGCTGGGCATTCCTTTCATCAGCAATCTGGAGTCCAAGCGCGAAATCAAGGTCCTGCCGCATCTGGCTTTCGACCTCAATGGCAGCAAGTTCGAGTCCAGCGGCGAGAGCACGCCGTTTGCCGACAGCCGCCAGACGACCATGACGCTCAAGTGGGACCAGATCGACCTCACTCCCTACCTCGGCTATGTGCCGGCCAGTGTGCCTGTCAGGCCCTTGTCCGGTGTGCTTGATACGGATTTGCAGATCAGCTTCGAGCAAAAGGAGCAAGCGGTTGTTGGCGTGAACGGCAAGCTGGAACTGTCTGGTGTGGAACTGCAGGATCGCCAGCATGCCCCTTTGCTGAAGTTCGAGTCGTTGCAGCTGCAGCTGGCCGATGTGCGACCGTTGCAAAACCAGATCACGCTGGAGTCTGTACGTTGGGTCAAGCCCGAGATTTTTGCCAGCCGTGATGCGCAAGGCGTCATCAACTGGCTGGGCTTGGGTGCCTCTGCTCAGGCTGAGCGCGCTGAAGTTGCTGATAAGCCGGTCAAGGCCGAGGGGAATGCCTCGACCGAGGTTCAAAAGCCTGCCCAGGCATTGGCTGTCCATGTGCGCCAGTTCGATGTGGATGAAGCTACGGTCCGTTGGCGGGATGAGGCTACGGGTGCAGCTCCTGCGGCTTTGACTCTGGCGCCTTTGGCCGTGCAGGTCAAGAACGTGCGCTGGCCCATGAGCGAGCCGCTTGATCTGGACTTGAAGGCCCGGTTGCATTCTGGCGAGCAAGCCAAGGAAGAGGGGGCTGCGACTCTGACGGTGGAAGGTCAGGCAACCCCTAAGGACGGCAAGCTTGATATCAAGTTGCAGCAATTGCCGCTGCAGTGGGTGCAACCATATATAGAGGCGCATTTCAAACCTCAGCTCAGTGCCATGCTGCAGGCGGATGCCCGGGTCGGCTGGAGCGAGGCTGGTGTGGTCGCCGAGGTGAAGGAGTTCACCGCAGACAAGCTGCAGGTGCAGGACAAGCAAGCTCCGGTTTCGGTCGATCAGATCAAGCTGGCGGGCGCTCATATAGATGTAGCTCAGCAACTGGTGCAGCTGGAGTCGCTGGAGGTGCAAAAGCCCCAGTTGGCGGCATTGCGTGATGCGCAAGGTCACTGGATGTACGAGCGTTGGCTGCCTCAGGCCAAGGGTGGAAAAAGCACCAAGGCTGCGGCCAAGGCTGGCCAGGAAAAGCCCTGGAATGTGAAGCTTGCAGGACTGGCGGTGGACGGCGGCTCAGTGCGCTTCAGCGATGCGGCTCCTGTGCAAGGACAAAGTGCTCAGCCCGTGGAGCTGGATGTGAGTGCGCTGCGCGTGCGACTGGGGGCATTTGAGCCTTTGGCCGCGAAAGCTGCGCCCAGCCCGCTGGAAGTGTCTGCGCGTTTGGGTGCTGGCCGTCGTGTGAAGGCCGGTAGTATCAATTTCCGTGGTCAGCTGGGGCTGACTCCCCTGTCTGCTCAAGGTCAGCTGCAGGCGCAGGCTGTGCCGCTGCACGCGTTTGAGCCTTATTTCGGGCACAAGCTCAATGTGAACCTCGTGCGTGCGGACGGCAACTTCCGCGGCAAGCTCAACTATCTTGCCCAACCAAGGGGACCGCAGCTCAGCGTGCTTGGTGATGTGGAGCTGACCGATCTGCGTGTGCGCTCCACCCTGGCTGCGCCCGTACGTGAAGAAACCGACAAGCCAGTCACTGCCAAGGGGGCGCTCACAGCGGTGCTCAACGACTCCACTGCAGAGCGTGCCAAGGCCTTGTCGGAGCGCACGGGTCTGGGGCTGGGCGACGATCTGCTGGCCTGGAAGACCCTGGCCGTGCGCGGGCTTGACCTGAATCTGCGCCCGCAGCAACCGCTGCGTGTGAGCGTGCGAGAGACGGCGCTCAGCGATTTCTTTGCTCGTGTCATCGTGCAGCGCAATGGACGTATCAATCTGCAGGACATTTTGAAGACGGAGAAGTCCGAGCAGTCCGTGGCCCAGAACGAGCAGGCCAATGCCCAGGCTGCGGCAGGCGAAAAGCCTGCAGTGGTAAAAGCGCCCGAGCCTGCCAAGGCAGAAGACAGCGGCCCCGCTCCCGTCATCAACGTCGGCCCGATCGTGCTGACGGGGGGCAAGGTGCAGTTTTCCGACTACTTCATTCAGCCCAACTACTCGGCGGATCTGAGTCAGCTCAATGGCCGCTTGAGTGCGTTTTCGTCCCAGCCTCCGCAAGGTCAGGCCGAGCCTCAGATGGCCGATCTGGAAATCAAGGGCAGGGCACAGGGCACGGCGACGCTGGATATCAGTGGCAAGGTCAACCCCCTGGCCAAGCCTCTGGCGCTTGATGTGCGCGCGCAGATGAATGACCTGGAGTTGTCGCCGCTGTCGCCTTACTCCATCAAATACGCGGGCTATGGCATCGAGCGCGGCAAGCTCTATATGGATGTCAACTACAAGGTGCAGCCCGATGGGCAGCTGACAGCATCCAACAAGCTGGTGTTGCGTCAGCTGACCTTTGGTGACAAGGTCGAAGGTGCGCCAGCATCGCTGCCCGTCAAGCTGGCCGTGGCCTTGCTGTCCGACCGCAATGGCGTGATAGATCTGGATGTGCCATTGAGCGGCTCGCTCAATGACCCCCAGTTCCGCCTGGCTCCCATCATCTTCAAGGTGATAGGCAACATCATCATGAAGGCTGTGACGGCGCCGTTTGCGCTGCTGTCAGGCGCTTTCTCGGGTGGTGATGAATCGGGTGCCGTGAACTTTGCGCCAGGTAGTGCCCAGCTCGATGCCAAGGCCAAGGATCAACTGAGCAAGATCGTCAAGGCGCTCAACGACCGTCCTGCGCTCAAGATGACTGTTGCGGGAGAGTCGCGCGAAGCGGAAGACAAGGAAGCGTGGAAGGCTGTGGAGCTCGATCGTCTGCTGCTGGCAGAAAAGCGCCGCAAAAATCTGCGCGAAGGCAAGAACGCCGAAGACATCACCGAGTTCAGCGAGGCCGAGCGGCCTGCATTGCTCAAGGCGGTCTATGGCCGTGCTGACATCAAAAAGCCCCGCAATATGGTCGGAATGGCCAAGGATCTGCCTGCCGATCAGATGAAGGAGCTGCTGGTGGCCAGCATCAAGGTGCCTGATGACGCCATGCGTGAGCTGGCCCTGGCGCGCGGTGTGGCAGTCAGAGACTATCTGGCGACACAGAATCTGCCGCTGGAGCGTCTGTTCCTTGGCGCTCCGAAGCTGGATGTACAGGACAAGGACTGGACTCCGCGCGCCCAACTGAGCCTGTCTGCGCAGTGA
- a CDS encoding lytic transglycosylase domain-containing protein, producing MSASGKFIATVRTLGHKTAHGFLALTHNGFALLGLAVAISALILISRPDLRLAGESQLRQWLDARHAPVAEVEEIEEPQATSMMLAASDRATAVNPKNLPKEQAAVAYWLSKKYRVAPEPIAALVSEAYVQGKANQLDPTLILAIMAIESSFNPFAQSSVGAQGLMQVMTKVHTDKYETFGGQHAAFDPVTNLKVGVKVLKECIARAGSIEGGLKYYVGAANLESDGGYAAKVLAEHQRLRMAAGLRSSSVMTAKASTPAAKPAATTTAAATTTVSHAEQVALADPKL from the coding sequence ATGTCAGCGTCAGGAAAATTCATCGCCACCGTGCGAACGTTGGGCCATAAGACGGCTCACGGTTTTCTTGCTCTTACCCACAACGGTTTTGCCCTCCTGGGCTTGGCCGTGGCCATCTCGGCCCTGATTTTGATTTCCCGCCCCGATCTGCGTCTGGCTGGCGAGTCCCAGCTGCGCCAGTGGCTTGATGCCCGCCATGCGCCTGTTGCAGAAGTCGAAGAAATTGAAGAGCCTCAAGCCACCAGCATGATGCTGGCGGCCAGCGACCGGGCTACTGCGGTCAACCCCAAGAACCTGCCCAAGGAGCAGGCGGCCGTGGCCTACTGGCTCAGCAAGAAGTACCGCGTGGCTCCGGAGCCTATCGCGGCACTGGTCAGCGAAGCCTATGTCCAGGGCAAGGCCAATCAGCTCGACCCCACGCTGATCCTGGCCATCATGGCCATAGAGTCGAGCTTCAACCCCTTTGCTCAAAGTTCGGTGGGCGCGCAAGGCCTGATGCAGGTCATGACCAAGGTTCACACCGACAAGTACGAGACCTTTGGTGGCCAGCACGCGGCATTTGACCCCGTGACCAATCTGAAGGTCGGCGTGAAAGTGCTCAAGGAATGCATCGCACGCGCCGGCTCCATCGAGGGCGGGCTCAAGTACTACGTGGGTGCAGCCAATCTGGAAAGTGATGGCGGCTATGCGGCCAAGGTGCTGGCCGAACATCAGCGCCTGCGCATGGCCGCTGGCCTGCGCAGCAGCTCCGTGATGACAGCCAAGGCCAGCACACCTGCAGCCAAGCCTGCAGCGACAACCACTGCCGCAGCCACCACCACGGTGTCGCATGCCGAGCAAGTGGCTCTGGCCGACCCCAAGCTCTAA